In one Pseudomonas purpurea genomic region, the following are encoded:
- a CDS encoding acyl-CoA dehydrogenase family protein has translation MNLHQFAETHDVTNQPPSLDGTNLYRIDLPLQEWSQRFGAGWADTRIDAYGALAGGPLMAAGFLANQNKPVFSSHDRYGHRIDLVEFHPAYHELMRTAVEHGLTSMPWTNPQSGAHVARAAMSYLHSQAEAGSGCPLTMTFASVPALRLQPDIAKQWLPKILATEYDPRNVGMAHKAGVTLGMAMTEKQGGTDVRANTTKAYPVGASGPGQAYELVGHKWFCSAPMCDAFLTLAQTDKGLTCFLLPRHRPDDTRNQFYIQRLKNKLGNCSNASSEVEFRGALAWMIGEEGRGVPTIIEMVAMTRFDCMVGSSALMRQALTQASHHCAHRKVGGKLLSEQPLMQNVLADLALESEAALALSLRMGRALDHLDDAQEAKFARLVTAVGKYWICKRAPAMINEAAECMGGAGYVEDSILPRLYREAPVNSTWEGSGNVQCLDVLRALSKEPGVLDVLFHELGDGLGDKRLAAHINQLQAAFKDTDDIQYRARQLTEDIALGLQAKLLLEAGNAAVSDAFIASRLGTAGRVYGTLPRGLDVEAIVARSTPQGF, from the coding sequence ATGAACCTGCATCAGTTCGCCGAAACCCACGACGTCACCAACCAGCCACCGTCGCTGGACGGCACCAACCTCTATCGCATCGACCTGCCGTTGCAAGAGTGGTCGCAACGTTTCGGGGCCGGTTGGGCCGACACGCGCATCGACGCTTATGGCGCGTTGGCCGGTGGCCCGTTGATGGCCGCCGGGTTTCTCGCCAATCAGAACAAACCGGTATTTTCCAGCCATGACCGCTACGGTCATCGGATCGACCTGGTGGAGTTTCACCCGGCCTATCATGAGTTGATGCGCACGGCGGTCGAGCATGGCCTGACGTCCATGCCCTGGACCAACCCGCAGTCCGGTGCCCATGTGGCCCGGGCGGCCATGAGTTACCTGCACAGCCAGGCCGAGGCCGGCAGCGGATGCCCGTTGACCATGACCTTTGCCAGCGTTCCCGCGTTGCGCCTGCAACCGGACATTGCGAAGCAGTGGTTGCCGAAAATCCTTGCCACTGAATACGACCCGCGCAACGTCGGCATGGCCCACAAGGCCGGTGTCACCCTCGGCATGGCAATGACCGAGAAACAGGGTGGCACCGACGTGCGGGCCAACACCACCAAGGCCTATCCGGTCGGCGCTTCGGGGCCGGGCCAGGCCTATGAACTGGTGGGCCACAAGTGGTTCTGTTCGGCGCCGATGTGTGACGCCTTCCTGACCCTGGCCCAGACCGACAAGGGCCTGACCTGTTTCCTGCTGCCGCGCCATCGCCCGGATGACACGCGTAATCAGTTCTACATCCAGCGGCTGAAAAACAAACTGGGCAACTGTTCCAACGCGTCCAGCGAAGTCGAGTTTCGCGGGGCCCTGGCGTGGATGATCGGCGAAGAAGGTCGCGGCGTGCCGACCATCATCGAGATGGTGGCCATGACCCGTTTCGATTGCATGGTCGGCTCCAGCGCCCTGATGCGTCAGGCGTTGACCCAGGCCAGCCATCACTGCGCGCACCGTAAGGTCGGCGGCAAGTTGCTCAGCGAACAACCGCTGATGCAAAACGTGCTCGCGGATCTGGCGTTGGAAAGCGAAGCCGCGCTGGCCTTGAGCCTGCGCATGGGCCGGGCGCTGGATCATCTCGATGATGCGCAGGAAGCCAAATTCGCCCGGCTGGTGACGGCGGTGGGCAAGTACTGGATCTGCAAACGCGCGCCGGCCATGATCAACGAAGCTGCCGAGTGCATGGGTGGTGCCGGGTACGTCGAGGACAGCATCCTGCCGCGCCTGTACCGTGAGGCGCCGGTGAATTCGACGTGGGAAGGTTCCGGCAACGTGCAGTGCCTCGACGTGTTGCGCGCCTTGTCGAAAGAGCCGGGTGTGCTCGATGTGCTGTTCCATGAGTTGGGTGACGGGCTGGGTGACAAACGCCTGGCCGCGCACATCAACCAGTTGCAGGCCGCGTTCAAGGACACCGACGACATCCAGTACCGCGCCCGGCAACTGACCGAAGACATCGCCTTGGGCTTGCAGGCCAAGCTGTTGCTTGAGGCCGGCAACGCTGCTGTCAGCGATGCCTTCATCGCCAGCCGCTTGGGAACAGCCGGGCGGGTGTACGGGACCTTGCCGCGAGGGCTGGATGTGGAAGCGATTGTGGCGCGGTCGA